From the Kogia breviceps isolate mKogBre1 chromosome 10, mKogBre1 haplotype 1, whole genome shotgun sequence genome, the window tgttgtcccagaggttctCACGCTGCCCTCACTTCTTCGCATTCTTTGTTCTGCTCGGTGGCAGCGTGGCGCCCACGGCTCtgccttccagctcactgatgCTCTGCAGCACTGGCTCTGCCGCTGACCCCTTCACTTCAACTCCTGCAGTCTTCATCTCTGTCTGgttgttctttgtattttctgaCTCTTTGTTAAAAGCTTTTAACTCCTTGCTCTGTGCGTCCGTCCTTCTCCCGAGTTCTTGCAGCACCTTCACTGTCGTCGTTCTGGACTCTCTTGGGTAGAGACTGCCTGTCTCCACCTCACTCAGTTGTTCCCCTGGGGGTTATTTTGTTCCTCCGTCTGCAGCATGTCTCTGCCACCCGATCTTGTCTGAGGTGCTGTCTGTACAGTATGTATGTGGTAGGTCACGCTTCTCGACCTCAGAGGAGTGGCCTCTGCAGGGACATCCTACGCATCCCAGCAGCATGCTCCCCCCATCACCCAGGCTGTGCGCTCTAGGGGTGCCCCCTGTGAGGGCTGCGTGGCTCCTTCTGTTCTGGAGGGCTATGTGGGTGGTCTGGTGGGCTTAGTTGGCACCCGGCGTGGTTGACTGCCAAGTTCTGCCTTGCGTGGAGGCCACTGGTTGGTGGGGCCTTGACTGTGAATCCCCGGGGACCCTGGGGCTAGTGCTGGGTCACTGATGGGTGAAGTCGGGGTCCAGGCGACTCTGGAGCTGTTGACCCCCTACtggtgggtgaagccaggtcctggggttagtgccagactgctggcaggcagagctgggtcctggagtctggctgcagggcccagggatctCAGAGCTGGTGTAAGATCGCTGGTGGCTGGGGCCAGTACCTAACACAGTTGGGTATGGGGTCCAAGGTGTCCAGAAGCTTGCATGGGCCTGCTGTGAGCAGCTGAGGTCTGCAAGCTGCAGGATTGtggttttcttgcttctggtttCTGCCCTGTGGTGGGTGAGACTGGTCTAGAGGCTCGTGCAGGCTTCCTAGCAGCAGGGGCCGGCGCCTGTcagctggtgggtggagctgaatCTTGGCCCTCTGCTGGGCAGGGCCGTGTCCAGAGGTGGCTGTGTGCTCAGGAAGTCTCTAAGCAGCCTGTCCACCaaggggtggggctgtgttcccaccctgctGGTCGGCTGGTTGGCTCAAGGCGTCCCAGCACTGGCACCTACAAGCGGTTGGGTGGGACCAGGTCTCGGAGCTCATGAGCCAAGATGGTGGTCGCCAGCACCAGCGTCCCCGTGGTAGAAAGCTCCCAAATATGTCTGCCACCAgcatctatgtccccagggtgagctgcagcTGCCCCCTTGCCTGTCCGGGAGACCCTCCAAGTCCCGCAGGTATGTCTGGCCCAGGCTTCTATCAAGTTACTGCTTTGCCCTTGATCCCAGTGCACGTGGGATTTTGTGTATTCCCTGTAACaacagagtctctgtttcccccagtcctctgGGACCCCTGAAAGCCCCCCATCCCTGGCCTTCGAGCCACACGCCCTGGGGGCCCGTCTTCCTGGTACAGGACCCGCAGGCTACGGAGCCCGACGTGCGGCTCAGAACTGTCTCCCGTGGGAGAACCCCCGCAATGTAATTGCTCTCCAGTGTGTGGGTCGCCCACCCGGTGGAGGTCATGAGCCTTGATCACCTCGCACGTCTGCTCCTCTTACCTGTCTCATCGTGGCTCCTCCTTCACGTCTTCAGTTGTAGATCTTTTCCGGCAGGCTCTGGTCCTTTTCGTCGATGGTTGCTCCGCGCACAGCTGAGTCCGGCGTGCCCACGGGAAGAGGCGAGCTGGGGGGTCTTTCGGCTCCACCACCTCGGCAGCTCCTTAATGCCTTCTTTAACCCCCGGCCGCTTCTAAATGAAGAGCGAGCCTCCGACAAACAGTGTAAATTGAAACAGCGTTGAGAAACAAAATGTTACCTTATTCGCGGCCAGTGAGGCCGGTTGTCCCCTTACGGTGGTGTTTATTACAGTCACCTTTCAAACTAGATGAAGTGAGAGAAGTTTTGGGCCGGCGAGGAGAATGTTCACTGAATAGCGGTGGCAGCAGATGCAGGAGGtgaagggggctggggggagccGGCCGCGCGCCGGTGCCCGTGGGCCCGACCCGCCGCCGACCCGTGCGCTCCCCGCAGGTGCGGCGGCCTGGGGCTGGTGCTGGCCAGCGCGGGCTTCGGCATGCTGACGGCGCCCATCATCGAGCTGCACAACCAGAAGGGCTACTTCCTGCACCACATCATCTTCGCCTGCTGCACGCTCATCTGCATCATCTGCCTCCTGCTGCTGCCCGAGAGCCGGGACCAGAACCTGCCCGAGAGCATCCCCGACGGCGAGCACTACACGCGGCAGCCCCTGCTGCCGGCCAGGCGCGCGGAGCAGCCGCTGCTGCTCACCAACGCCGAGCTCAAGGACTACTCGGGGCTGCACGCCGCGGCCGCCGGGCTGCCGGACGGCGCCACGGCCAACGGCGGGCGGCCCATGTAGGGGGCCCTGGGGGCGGGCCGGGCAAGCCCACCCTGCTGAGAGGCCGGCGTGGGGACCCCCAAGGAGCCCGTGTTTGAGGAAGCGGACTCTGCAACGACCCTTCAAGGATTTTCCTGTCTGCCATTAAACGTTTGTATTTATTTCGGTCATTTTTACAAGAAGCACTTTATTCCCTTCCCTTCACGGATCTCGAAACGGAGCCTCCTCCTcgggaagggggacgcggtggcCGGGGACACGCGTAAGGACCGCGCAGCCCAGGCTCCCCGGGAGGTCGGCTGCGCCCTCAGAGCCAGCTGTCCCCGAGGCCGCGCACAGAGACCGACCCGCCACCGTCCGGAGCACTCCCACAGCTGCGCGCTTTTATTCAGACTGAAACGTAGATGGTTAGGGTTTTGCTGGAGTCCGTGTACGGGTTCTAAGGGGTTTTCTGTAAGGCAAGACCTTCCGCTCCATGTGCTGGGGGAAAGCAGCTCACAGCACCATTTAAACCAGCTCAGTCTTTCCTGCAGGATCATCCTTTTATACTTCATGCTGGAAGCTCTTTGGGGGAGAAGCTTAACCATTTCATTAGAAATCCTGATTGGTGACGGCATCGCCACGGTCTTCCAAGGCAGGTCTGCCCAGCTCAGCTCCCAAGTAGCAGACGCGTCGAGTCAGAGACAAGTTAGTGTCATCACCCCTCCTACCGGTTCAGCTCCAGCAGGAAAGTCCCCTCTTGCAGTCAGCTTTTCTACCAGCACGACGTGAACACACGGCTACTTCCTCAATGAAAACCAATAGGAAAATAACTAAATAGGCAACTAAGGCAGCCCCCCAGGAGGGAGCGGTGCTCTTGCAAATACGGCCCGTCAGCCACCTCCCAAGCACACGCCGCGCAGAAATCACCAGCTTGGAGGCCTCGGCTCCACTGGCCGCCGGCGGAGAGCCCAGAGCCCGCGGGGGATGGCCCTGTACCCTCTGCTTCCATCAGCACAGAGCTGGGCCTGGGGCAAGGAGCGGGCCCCTCACCGGGGAGCCCAGCTGACCGCAGCCTCCGAGAGCATCAAGACCAACTGAGAGAAGCAATAACTCACCAAAGCTCGAGCCCCACCCCGTCCCCAGTGTCCGAGGGTTTCGTCGTGTTCCTCACTTCGTCCCCCTGCCTTTCCAGGTCAGGCTCTCTGCACCTGTCTGGAGCCGTTTCAGAGGAAACGCGGCAGATGCTGAGGAACAGCCCTCGCCGGCCAGGCAGGCACTGCCTTGTGGCAGCACCGGGACAGCCTGGTTCTTCCTGGAAGGGTCCACCTCCCCACGGTGCGCCTGCCGTGGGCTCTTCTTCCAGGGAAGGCGTGGCCCCGGCTCCGTGGGAAGCAGCGAGGGGACTCCCGGCCCACGGCTGCTCAGACTCTGAGGCCCGAGAGAGAGGCGGACCGCATCCCCGCTCGCCTCCTGTCCCCaccagtctgtctgtctgtcttagCATCCTGCCACGGCGCCCCTACAAGCTGGCGGCCACAGGGAGGAGCCGCTGTGTCGGCGAGAGCGTCGCGAGGCAGTGAGCAGACCCGCAGGCCTGTATAGCGCCGGCAGCTACACCGCACGGTCCCGGGGCCTCTGGCCCAGCTCCTCGTGGCCCCCTGCCTGGCGTCTTGAGTCACGTCTGTTCTGTGTTTCAGCGTCCGTCCTCATTCACCTAATCTACAAGGCCTTTCTTCACACCTGTGCAGCTCGAGTGCCAAACCTGGGAAGCCCCTCAGCCTCTCTCAGCGTGCCGGCTGCAGGGTCCCCGGGCCAGGGCGGGACGTGCGGCGCAGGGCCAGCGGGCTCCCTGGGCCACACCTGCCACACCTGCCAGGTGTGTCTGCACCCATCACCCCAGCGCTAGGACACCTTGCGGCCAGGCTGCTCGCCGGACCCCAGGCCGTGCGTGCCCTCCTGCTGGCCGTGCAGACCTTTAGGGATCGTGCTCAAGCCGCAGGGGCCGGCCGGCACCTCCAGGAAGGCGGGCGCGGCACTCCCAGACCCCCGTTCCAAGGTCCGAGGTCCGTCGTAAGCAACAGCAGTAGACGCTGGTCCCACAGAGCCCAGCACTGTGACCGCAGCGGTCAGAACCGCTGGACTAGAAGAGAAGCTGGCTGCGAGGGCGGGGCTCCCGGGACCAAAGCCCGgcaggtgtgagggagggaggttCCTGGCTCCTCCGCGCCCCCTCCCGCGGTCCTGGGTCAGGCTGGTCCCCTGAGGGACAGCTGTGAGCGTGGCCAAAGCAGAAGAGCTTCCTGTGGGCTGAGCCCCGTGAGACCCCACACCCCGCGGGCGAGGCAACCCCAAGCCCAGCCGGGGCCGGTCCTGCCTTGCTCCGTGAGACCCCCCCGTAGTCACGCGTGGACCCCCCGGCCCCCGTCCCTCCGTGCTTAGCGGAGAGACGCTTCTCAGGCGCCTGCCGCCGCACGTCCGCCGCACAGCTCCCCCAGCCCGCTGCCCGGGGAGGTCCAGCTCCTCCTCCGGCAtcacacgccgcgccctccgtCCCAGCCAGCCGGGAGCCAGGACCCCCTTCCAACGAGTCAGGCACAGACGTGACCCTCCCGCCTTCTGTTCCTGCCTGGAAATCAGTAACAACTCATCCGATACCCTGCCTATTAGCACCCAAAACCCAcagtaaaagttttaaatgttgcATTTTCTGAAAGACTATATGCCCACTTGCGACTAGGGGCAGGGGAGCGGGCAAGCTGGTCCGGCCACAGAACAGCAGGAGGAAGAAACCGCCCAGGGGAAGGGCAGCTGAGGGGCCGCGAAAGGACAAGCCCCTGGGCCACAGGGCGGTGCGGACGCGGTGCGGCCTGCGTGCCGCCGGGGGTGCCCCGGTGGCCCCGCAGCCCCGGGCCGGAGGTTTCCGTGTGAGGACCGTGTGGCCCGCGTTCGCACGGGACCCCTGGAGGTGCCCGCTCCCAGCACTGAcctgcacccagccctgcccGTCCGTCCACGCTCCTGTCTGCATGACGTCACAGCTATTACACCCTGGGGGAGATTTGTGTGTAAAcgtacagaaataaaaatgttgcCCCGTTAACAAAACAAACTTCCTCTGGAATGCCTTCCCTACCTCATCTGATGGTATCCAGTGAAGGGCATTTCATGACCACTGGCTACGAGTAATAAACTCTGTTGATTCAGGTCTCGCTGTGTCCCTACTTTAGCGCCTGTGTAAACCCAGCCTCAGCTCTGCCCCCGGGGGACCGTGGGCGGCTTCTCTGCCTGCAGATTCCCCATCATAAAGGCGGGCAGAGGCAGAGGAGACATCAAACTGCCGTTCGCAGACCCCGAGAAATGGGGGGCAACAGCAGATTTCAGAGTTCTTTTCTCTTGTGTGTGGATGTCCTGCTAATCTAATCCGTGGCCTGAAGGTTCCTAGAGAGGAAACTGTTCTCACACTGTGATTCGGTCAGGAGAGACTGAGAACCCAGAGCTCTCTTTAATGTCGTGTATTTTAACAAGAAAGCaatatttctttaataaagtATTTATACCAAACTCTCCTGTCCATAGCCCTGATTTTGCGTTACTTGCTCTTCCCAGAAAGGTGCCGCTGTGCTTCCAAACACGACCGGCCAGGGCCCTGCAGGTTAACGTCCTGAGCCCCAGACCTGGTCCCCGTAAGGGCCTTTCCATCCCGGCCAACGCGTCACCGCTCTGGCTGCCTGCGCTGGCTCGACACGGCACTTGCCACGCATCGCATGAACCGTGTCATAGGGCCCGAAACCGTCCGCCTCTCATGACAAAAGGGGTCCACGTGGACCCCAAAGATCAGAGAGTCCTTTGCCTGTAGTCCTCGGCCTTGGCTGTGCTGAGAAGCACGTGGGGGGCTTTCCAACCCCACAAAACCTGGGCCTCCGGCCCCCTGAGCCTGAGCCTGGGGAGGGGAACCTGTAAAAGCTCCACCAGCAATTCGACCAGAAGTTAAGAGCCACTGACCTGAGAAACACCGGCTTCTGGAAAGGCGCGCGCATACCAGAAAGACTGGACTCCTCCACCTGAAGCAGCAGGAAGAGGCCAAGGGTTAAGACGACGCAGCAGGGGCCTGGGACTTGGAGGAAAGAGGGGACGGAAGGACAGACAGGACAGCAGGAAGCCCAGGGAGGGGCTGACACACTCGGATCCATTCAACAAAGAGGGTAAAACCGTGACCCAGGTCCTGGGGGTTTGCGAAGCGTTTCCAGCAATAACCCAGCCAGGTGAGACCGTCCCACTTCACAGGTGAGGGGATGGCGCCCAGAGAAGTGAGACTCGGGGAGTGTGGCAGGACGCGGGGACACACGATGGAGGAGCCTCACTGACCTCGGGCCTCGGGCCTGACGGGACGGGCTGACGGAGTCGTGACGGATTTCCCCTCCAGGGACGGcgagcagcccctccctcccacgACGGCCCCGAACCCCGCCCCCCAGGACCGCGAGGAGCCTTCCCTGCCCTTCGCCTGCCTCCTCCTGCGGGTGCAGCCCTGGGGCCCAACTCCAGTGACGGCGGGAAGACCGaccctttaaaaacaaacatcacGCGTGACCCTGCTGACGGCTGGCGAGACCCCACGCGTTTATTCAGACGTCCGTCCGGGCGCGCACGTCTGCGTCCTTGCCGCCGCCTCGGCTAGAACTTCTCGGGAAaggcctccatttcctccttgATCCTGTTTTCTACCAGCAACGTGAAGCTGCTGTCGGTGTTTGGAAGGTTATAGCTGACAAACACCTGTTTGCTGGTCTTCCTGGCTGAAACGAGAGAAAGCACACGGACGCGTGCGACCCACTGCGGGGAAAGAAAGGCCTGGAAGAGGAAGGCGGGCTTCCAGGGAGAGAAGCAAGCTCTGACACCTGTGGTGACACGGGCAGTTGCTGCAGACCAGACTACAGGCACCGAGCAGCGGTTCTGAAAGCCCGGTCCCCATGGCCACGGCGCCAGGACCTCGTGAGAGACGCAGACCCTCAGCCCCGCCCAGACCTGCCAAGTCTGTTTCTACCATCTGAGACCCACTGCTCTGCACACGGGGCTAGCTGGTTGTGCCGCTTTCTAAAAAGCACAGACAATGTGCAAGTATTTAAAAGACTAacgtcctgggacttccctggctgttcagtggttaggactccacgcctCCAccgccgagggcctgggttcaatccccagtcggggaactaagatcccgcgagcAGCGGGGCACGGCCCCCAGAATTTATCTATACTTCAGTACCGCCCCCTCCAGCAACTCCCCCCGCCCACAGAGGGGAGCCGACGTTCCACACAGACACACGTGCaggcgcacacgcacacacgtacaATTCCTCAACGCAAGGCGAGAGACGTGCTTTAGCTCCTTTCTACGGCACCGTTCATGGCCGACGTGCACTGCTCCAACCGCCAAAAGCACGCGCGGTTGCACACCCATAATCTGAAGGCAGGACAGGTCCCGAGGACGAGCCAGGCGGTACCGGCACCGGCCCCCTCTTCCTCTTCGGTGAAATAGCTCCTCCCTGGGCCCCATCCCACAGGGGGCGGGtgcaagccccccccccccccccaccaaagtcAGGGGCTACGTCAGTGCCATCGGCAAAGGCGAAGAGGTGGCGACGGGAGAAGCCGGGGCAGTGGAGCCGCAGCCGCTCAGCCTGCCCGCATTCAACGGCGGGCAAGTCCCGGGCCCCGAGGGCCACTGACTCCAGTCCCTCCGCTCCGCGAGCCAAGAACCATCCCGCCTGCACGGTCCACCCGgcagccccaccctgccccccagagCCACACAGGGCAAGCGGTCCCCGTCCACACCGAAGCCCCCAGCACCCCCAGGCCGTTCACCTCTCCCACACAAGACACTGTCCCGGGGCACCTGTCTCTTCTCAGCACCCTCCAGACAACCAACGACGGTTAATAACACGTTTTCAACTGCAGGTGACCTCCCTGCAGAACGGTCCTCTGTGGCCTCAGCACACGCGTCGCCCTGGGGAGCTGGCAGCTCACCACGTGTGCCTGTCCCTGCCGGGCGGTGGCCGAGGGCCGCCGGGTTTGCCGATACGGGCAGGTGGGAGCCTCCATTAACGTCTGACTTTAATTAAGTTAGAAAGAATGTATTTTTTGGTCTGTGTTGTTCCAAATTATGCAGATTATAAATCGACGTAAACCACGTGAGAGAATGTTGAAAAGAGCCCCAACGTTTGCACAAAATGccccaaacaagaaaaagaacccTAGTTTTCGCACACAAACCGCTTCCAGGCCTCATCTCGAGGACGCCGGGAGCCCATCGCACTTCACTGGAATAACCGGCTTATCCGTGGCTCATCAAACGAGCCCCCACCACCCTCCTCTCCTGGACTCTGTCCACACTGGGGGGGACCCACCAGTCCCAGCTCCACAAACCGGcagcctccctcccttctccaccAGGCCCGGCACAGGGGACCTGCCTGCTGCGGGCGCGTCACCCCGAAACGCTGGCAAACACGCACTGAAGCAAAGGGGCATCAGGCCTTCCACCTGCTCTCACGCGGTTCACAAAAAAACCAGCAGCTCGAACGCAGAGCAGGAATGATAGCGCCTGGGAGTCTGGGCGAAGGCTAGGCAGGAATCCTTTATATCTTTCCTGTGGCTTTTCTGTAAGTTGCTTCCTCATGAAAAGTTACCAAGATAACTTCCTAGTCGGGCTGCTCTAGCTGCAGGCGAAAGGACAAGCGCGGTGGGCGTCCCCGAGACGCAGCCGCCAGGTCTCTGCCCCGTGCGGTGCGACCTGTGGGCCACCCGTGACAGCCCCGGCCCTCGACGCACTGGCAGTGCCTCCACCGCGTGGCCGCGCTGTCCACATGCGTGCGTCCCGGAGCGACACAGCCCCACTCCCCGGAGACCAGGCTAAAAGGACTATCAACACAACTACAAAATAAGCTCCTCAAAATCAGGGCCCGGGCCTCATCACCACCCCCAGCCGGGACCCGGGGCTCCGCACGTGGCTGGGACACTGTGAACACGAAGGCCAGGCGGCAAGGCTGCCCTGCCGGTCACGGTCCCCGGCGCCTGGGACCACCCGGCGGCCACGGGTGCCAGCTGGGGGCATCTTCACCTGAACCGCCTCGGCATCTGCAGGACACGTGTTTGGGGTGCTGGAGCCCTCAACCTCGGGGCCCTGCGTGACGCCCTTTCAGGCCACCCTCAGGCCAGGCCCGTCACCCTTCTGAGCTCTGAGCGACACCACCTGCGGCGAACGACGGTCCCTCCTGCCCCCGCGGTGCACCACCGGACCCCCGGAGGCTGCCTGGAGCCGCTGCCCACTAGGCACCGTGCGCGTCACTCGCCCCGTCCTCCCACGAGGAAGAGGAGCGAGATCACCTGTCACTGGGCGGCCGGGACAGCAGCCAGGGTGGCACGGGAGCCCGTGGGCAGCACAAGCCCCGAGCAGTGCTGGTACCAGGTCAGCTCCTGAGAAGCCCGGTGTACAAGGCCTTCCTTCCCGCAGAGACCGGGGGTCCGCCTCCCAGACAGAGTCTTCCTCCTCCAGTGACTCGCCTCCCGGCTCCGCTGAACAACGAGGTCCCCACCCAGGCACTCGGGCAGCTAAGCTGCAGGACCTACCTAAGCGCTGGGCGAGGCCAGTGGACGTCGTGTCGGACACGTCCCCAAGGAGAGCAGTGGACACGGGGATGGGGTCCTGCAAGGAAGACAAAGAGCACTGCTGCCCCACCTGCAAGGCCCAATGCTCCTGGATCACCTGAGCACCCAGGGTCCCACGGCTCCCCTTCCCGTCCCAGGCTGGCCCCCCTGCAGTGGGCCTGCGCCATCCAAGTTCTGCAGCCTCTCCTGGCGGCAGGCAGGCCTGCCCGGTGAAGGGCTGGAGCAGCCCAGAGAGGCGAGCGGGTGCCAAGACAGAGGGGCAGGGGCGCCCCAGCAGCTGACAGGGCCTGGAAGTCAACGCAGGCTCTGGACCCTCGGAAGGTCTGAGCAGAGGAATGTCGATCCTGACTGCAGCCCACGGAGAACTGGCCGTAAGGGAGCACAGAGGGCTGAGCCACGACCTCCGAAAGGTGCGTCCAGGTCCTAACCCCTAGCACCTGTGCAGGTGactttgtttggaaatagggcctttgcagatgtaattgaaATGTAAGTTAAGGTGAGAAGGACCCTTCATCTAGCAGGACTGGTGTCTGCAGAAGGGAAGAGACAGAGGCACACAGAGGAGGCCTGTGACACTGGCAGCAGGACTGGGGGTGACAAGGCTGCCAGCAAGGAGCACCAAGGTGCCAGCAGCACCAGAAGCCCGGAGACAGGGGACGacttctcccccagagcctccaggaggaaccagccctgctgacaccttgattcagacttctggcctccagatctGGGAGGGAATCAGCCTGTTGTTtgcagccacccagtctgtggcactcTGCAACAGCAGCTCTGAGAAACCTATAACAGGGCAAAGGGGGCCTCTGCCGCCACGAGAGATGCAGCCTTGGCCCAGACAGCAGGTGAGAAGAGGCTGGATTCTGCAGGTTCTGCTGACAGCAGGGCCTGCTGCTTCACTGACACTGGGCGCGTGGAGCGTGGGATGGGAGAGGGCATCCAAAGCTGACCCCAAGGTTGGGAGGGAGCTGCTGTAACAGAGAGGGGCTGGCTGCTGAAGGAGCAGGGGCGGAGCCTGGAACGCCGAGTGAGAGCCGCCTGTTACACTCCCCAGCGagacgggggaggggaggggaagggcggGAAAGGCGTCTGGGCCGGAAACGTAGATAAATGTGGTCAACACGGAGCCGGCAAGAAAAACAGGGGCAGACGCCACCCCCCAGGGCGAGTGTGAGCGGACAGCAGAGGTCCCACGAGGAAACCCTGACACTCCAACCAGAAATGGCGGAGGAGGTCCAGCCGAGCGGCGGGACGCAGCTCTCCCCGGGTGGGGAGCGAAACCCTCTTCGACCCCGGTCCCGGGGAGCCCCAAGCGCCCCTCCCCGACCCGGGACAGCCCTGGGGGCCACCGACTCCGTGGTCTCCCTGGTGGGCACCTGTTGGGCACGGGGCGCGCGCCTGAGGCCCTCGGTCACCGTCCGGCCCCCACCGGCCCGGCCTCTGGGACCCCATCCCTCCCCCGCATCCctagccccctccccgccccctcccggacCCCGCGGCGCTGCCCCTCCCcgcctgccccttccctcccgccTCGCCCCTTCCCTCGCCGCCGCCCCCCCGGCCCCTCTACCCACCCAGGGCCCTCCCGCCGCACTCACGTAGCGGGTGCACATGGCCACGGAGAGGTTGCGCAGGTGCGGCGTGGCCCCCACCCACAGGAAGAGCGAGTCCGTCAGCCGCATGACGTGGAAGTGGACGGGCTGCTCCCACAGCCTCGCGCTGAAGTTGTGCAGGGAGACGTTCCCCCGCGCAGCAGCCCCCGGCCCCTCCATGCAGCCCGGAGGCCCCGCCGCACGCGCCCGACGCGGTCcagccgcgccgccgccgccagacCCGAACAGGCGAGCGCCGAGAGGTCGAGCGCGCCTTCGCCTTCGATCCCGaggtggggcggggcctggggcgggggcTCGAGAGTGGGCGGGGGTGGATCCCGGTGTGGACGCGGCTTTCCGGGGAAGGGCGGGGCCCAGGCGGGACGCAGGAGGGGTGGGTCCCGAgagtgggcgggggcggggcgggccagCGTCCTTGCGGACAGCAGTGTAAACTTGTGGGAGCGTCTTACCTGGTGGGGACGCGCCGCCCAGCAGAGGGCAGCGCTGTTCAGTCGGTGCCGCATGCACTCAAAGCAGCCTCCTCCGTCTCTCGTGCTCGGTTAGATTTTCCAAAATCCTCCTGCTCCCAGCGGCCCCGTAACAGCAGGAAGCCTTGAATGCAGCTAGCCGTGAGGATGGCAGCGATGTCGAGGGAAGCTCTAGAAAGGAAAATTGCGTGGACTGAGTTAGGGGGGGTGGGTTGGCACGCCTTTGGACCCAGACCCCCTGAGCTGATGTCCTGTACAAGCGTGGGCCTTGCCTAACCGTTCAACCCCTGAGACGCAGTCTCCCCATCTGCAAAGTGGAAGTAAGAACGGGTGCCTCTCAGAGGCGTGGGAAGCAGGTGAAAGGGGGCCACTGTCATCCCTGCTGGGGACCTTGACTTGTAGTCACTCTAGGACACGCGGAGTTGACATAGGAAGGCTTCAGTGTGTTGAGAGAGAGTGTTTGTGGTAAACGCACACAGCGCCCATTTTTGTCAGATTCTGTTACAACTGACTGTTGGGTTTTATGTCAGAACTATCAGAGTTGTGCTTTTTAAATCTCTAATAGATCTAAGTTGATGAAATTGACATTTAAGAGAGTAAGTATTGTTAAAAGTTTGTTCCCTTCGCTAATTATCAATGATTCAATTATGTACTTAATTTTCAGgacaatagtttctttttttttttttttttttttgcggtacgcgggcctctcaccgtcgtggcctctcccgttgcggggcacaggctccggacgcgcaggctcagcggccacggctcacgggcccagccgctccgcagcatgtgggatcctcccggaccggggcacgaacccgcgtcccctgcatcggcaggcggactctcaaccactgcgccaccagggaagccccagcaccatTTTTAAAACAGAGAGTTTCTCCCTAAAGAGTCTTGAAGAGCTGTCTGGGGAAACTAAGGCAACAAGCTAACACCCTGTTGCGCCCTGTTCTCCCCGACACCTGCCCAGCACAAGTGGGAGCTTGCCCCTCTCTGCTCCTCCGGCGGCTCAGATAACCGCTGGGGAAGCCACATGACCCAGCAGGCAGGGCTCACAACCTCCAGGCCCCCCCATCATCAGCTGCCCCTCAACACACTGTCCTGTGGTCCCCAGATCGCATCCTCTCATTTACCTGGAGGACGTTTCTCCTCAAGTCCTCACCCCACCCAAGCCCACATTCAGCAGATGACCCAGCTTCTGCGTTTACAAAGAAAATCGAGGTCAC encodes:
- the PSMG4 gene encoding proteasome assembly chaperone 4: MEGPGAAARGNVSLHNFSARLWEQPVHFHVMRLTDSLFLWVGATPHLRNLSVAMCTRYDPIPVSTALLGDVSDTTSTGLAQRLARKTSKQVFVSYNLPNTDSSFTLLVENRIKEEMEAFPEKF